Part of the Denticeps clupeoides chromosome 3, fDenClu1.1, whole genome shotgun sequence genome, ATAGCCAACGTTGTGTTTGCTGTAATGACTGTGTGGAGTCGGCATGACACACAGACGAGGGACATGATGTGTCTCCGCAATGTTTCCTCGCATCTCTGAATGGCTAATTTCCACTCATCAACATCTCACTAATTGCACATTGTGAATGCTGTGTACACGTTACTCAGAGGGACCTCTTCCAGTCAATAGGGCCTGGTACCCGAAGGTAATTACACTATGTATGTCTTTCAGTGCTCTAGtaacatgggcagtggtggcctagcagttaaggaagcggccccgtaatcagaaggttgccggttcgaatcccgatctgccaaggtgccactgaggtgccactgagcaaagcaccgtccccacatactgctccccgggcgcctgtcatggctgcccactgctcactcagggtgatgggttaaatgcagaggacaaatttcactgtgtgcatcgtgtgctgtgctgctgtgtatcacatgtgacaatcacttcactttattatttatttattatgtgttaAATCTTTATTTAGGATATTTCATTGAGCTCTTCTGTCTttcatacactgtaaaacattGAACGTATCAGAGTGTTTCTCAGGGAATTTGTGACCATTCATTCTGGAGAGCATTCATGAGGCCAGGCACTGATGTTGGATGAGAAGGCCTGGTTCTCAATCCCGGTTCCAGTTCATCCCATTTGAAAGGTTACGTTCTCTCAGCATCCACCAAAACTAGTCTTGCCCATCTGACTGCCAAACAGAGAAGAGTGATTTGTCACCTGCTGCTCCACAGTTGTGTGCATTGCATCACTCCATTCAAAACTTGGGtggcatcaggaagggcatctttGTGTGGGCAAACAGCAAGACTAGTTGATCCATTGTGGCGATCCCTGAAAGGAGAAGCCAAGATGAGACGATGACAAAAGTTGACAGTGAAATATCCAACAGGGACGAAATCTCACAAACTGTCTTCTTGCAAAGGAGACAACGTATCACAGTACCATGCTTCAGAAAGGCCCACTTAGTTTCACAAATGTTTGTAAATGGACATTGCATGGCTGGGTTATGACCTGTGGCAATGTTCAGAATTCAGTTATTAAGAGGTGTGTCTCAACGTTGTCTTTCACAGAAAATAGAGTCAAGTATATGTTCATGTAGGTCTGCAAATCATATTTAAACTTAagcataaaatattaaatttcattaaaatttgtaacagaaaatgattttattttgtgtcgaAAAATGTTCTTGTTAAATAGTTCATCAGCATGATTTCAACTCCAATAGTCTGATTTTCTTAACATGGTTATAGTCATcctacatgttttttatttccctACATTTAAGGCTCATATAACATCATTTTTATCTCACTGATATGTTTACAAAGATTTACTTATCAAAATATGAGCATAAAAGAATACAGAATATTGCTGCCATTTCGGATGTGTAGTCTCCTTAGGGAGACCAGCTTGTACTGTAAGCAACATAAAGAGCCCCCATTTCTCTGATGTTGCTATGGAGACTGTTGTATATCAGCTCTTGATTTTTCTGTTGGAGTGAGGGTAACacattttcaccatttttatttgcatttaatgcaaCACTTGAGATTCCCCAAACCTGGAATTTATTATAGTTTCAGACTAGATTCAGTTTATGTATTTTCTTCTTAAATGTCTGAAtttgatgtttgtgtgtatgtgtatgtagagcaaaattattttaatgactctGTCACGTCACTCAGCTCCGTGCCTCCCCTGAGTATCAGGGacattgtctgtgtgttgtgtggccCGGGTCGCAGTCTACAATCCTGTAGATTGAACTTGACGTCACCTCTCCCGCACTTCCAGGGCGAGGGTTCTTTGTCATGTTTCCTTCCTAGGGCCCTTCGGCATGAGTACggatcctcccaggtgtaaTGAGCTTGTCTCATCCGCTCCCCTATAAAAGCCCTGTGCGACCTGGAGCCTACAGAGCTATCCTCCAACAAGAACTCAGAGGTTTTCCCTTGTCCCATGTGTCCCCACACTGGTAGGAGCTGCAGTTTGTGTGCTGCAGTTAATGTGCCAAACAGGATTGTGCGTAGCCACAAGGACCTCTGGTGACTTCTCAGCCAGTCCAAGGCGGAGTACTTGGAGGGCGCGTGATCGCAGGTAGCGGTATCTGGCAGAGTGCCGAGACGACCTCACGGACTGAGAATACTCCTCCTTTCGCCGAACGGCATGGTGGATTTACTTGTGCCCTTTACCCCTTTGGTATCTCCCTGCAATAAACTCTCCCCCCCTCGGGCGCACCAGACACACAGATAAATATTTCTAGTATTGTGGCATTTCAGGTCTAATTAGAGATTTAGGTTCATGCCTTGTTTCTAATAAGGCTGGTGATGATGACTGGCAGAACAGAGTGACTTTGTAATCTGCTGAACAGATTTGACCGAGTGTAGTGAGACACCACTGTggacaataaaacacaacatcTTGGCCCtcctgtgaatgtgtgtaaagtgtgaaaAATGAGTTATAAACTAAAGCAGGAAGAAAGGGAGCATGCAGGGATCAGCCACAAAATTAAAACCACTGAGGGCTGAAGAGAAAAACGTGTCACAAAGCCCCATAGAAATTCTCTTGTGATCATGGCCCCATATTAAGGACTCAGCCATTACAAGTGAACCGTTCTTGATGTGTTCAAAGCAGGCCAGTGTGAGGACTGTGAGTCTTTGATGGTGTCGGATTGTGACTTGGTTAGATATTTTCCAGGTCTTGTGGCGTGTACTGGTTTGTATGCTCCAATATTTGCCCATGGAATGACAACCAGTGAACACAGCCACAGGGGCCAAGGCTGGACTAGTCATGATACATTCTGCTGAGGGGGCTATACCTCTCTTCCATTATGTCTTTGACCAACATCGACAGGCAAGTCCATAATTATCAACCTCTGTGTCACTTAGACATGCagcataataaaatataatggactgtttttccttttcattttggtcAACTTTACCAGCAATGCAACCACACTTTTTTACCCTGTTTTGTCAGGCTGGATCCTCAATCTTTTACTATTCGGACATTGTGTGCAAATCATGCTTTTCATTACATTATAGTGCAACAATTGCTATTTAAGTGTCGGGGTTCTGGTGAAGACTGCACTTCATTTTTCACTCGACACTGGCAGCAGAACAAGGACACACATTTCCCAACATGCCAGTTTCCCGATTTGTGATGACCATTTGAGGGAATTGTTAAGAGCTGTAAATGAACCACGTTTGTGGTCGCAGCAACGCTTTGTCTCCCTCCTCTGGACGCGGCtagtcatgaaatcctttgattTGAATCTCTTCgtttgcagcagcagcatctttaaataatgcatttcgCATTTTCATTATCTTGCTCCTGTTCAATTGTCTCAGACCATTTAAGCAGGGCATGTCGACAGAATTGCCCCAAGCAGATTGCCCCaagcaggggtggcctagcggttaaggaagcgggcccgtaatcagaaggttgcctgttcgaatcccgatcagccaaagcgccgttcccacacactgctcaccaagcagaggacacatttcgttgtgtcacagtgtgctgtgtttcacaatcactctCTCATGCAACAAAGGATTTTGAACCGAATCGCACGGAATATTGGTCTTAATAATTGGTCACTAATCATTTAATTACCGGATTCATTTACTGGTCGGACCAACTGTGTTCGCGCTGTTTATGGCAACATTGCAGATAATGCAAAATAGGCGTCCTTTTTCTTTACCTACATgcataaaatatgatttttctCCCATATTCGTATGCCTTCTTCGATCGAAGGCGGGGATACGGGCGTTTTgggttgttggtttttttttttttggtgtttagTAATTATTTTTCTTAGATGCAGCCCATCTCGTGCGTCAAAGCGTACGTCACACTCCGGTAATGGCCATCCGTGGCGCGGCGGCGTTGCATGCGCACTGCGCTCGGGTTCAAAGAGCGCCTGGGCTGCTGGAATGCAGAGTTAACTTTAGAACAATAAAAGCAGACGGCTCTGCCCCGAAACGTCGAAAATGCagccgccgccccccccccccccccgactgaTAAAATGTCGCTCGGAAGTTCACACAGATTCTTCGTACTTAGCAAACGTGCAAAATAAGATGAAATAAAGCAAAAACGCGCCTCGCTGTGCGCCCGATGAGATGTTGTCGCCGCGCTGGATAATAATCGGCGTCAAACATCACCGAGCAGCCTGGGGCTCCAGCGGGGGTTGCCAGGACCGCGGTTTTCACGTCCCGTTTCTTATTTTGCGGTGAACTCGGTGGGCAAGTTTAAAAGTCGCCTGAAATGTGGCCCGGGCACAGCTGGAACTGTAGTCTTTTCCACATGGTCCCGAGGAAACAGTTTATTTCCGCACAGACGCTGCGTGGGGAGATTTAAGTACCAAAGTACCGCTTTCTTTAATGGTTCGACGTGTTCACTCGttattaaggaaaaaaaaagaagctatgGGCAGGTTTTAAGGACTTGAAGTGTCGTCATTGTCGTTCGAGTTTCGGTGACCTGGTGCATCCCAATTCCGATCGTTTTCGTGCCGTGTTTTCGGGGCGGGATGGCGACGTTGGACCGCGACCTGGCAACGCGTCTCGAGTGGACGCAATGATGATGGCTGGAGGAGATGCGCTCGTGCGCGGGGATAATCAATAGGCGCTTGGAGCCACGCCGCTACCCGAGCCGCGGCGCTGGATGAAGCGTCAGCACCCGCCCGCGGCGCCACGCTCCCCATCGCGCCCGCTGCCACGGACACGGGAATCTCGCGGCGTCGACATGTAATGGTGCGATAGGCACCATCCTGCGGAGACCGAGGAAGGGCCGTTCCATTCCATGACAGTCGCCGCACGGCGCTGCGCATCTGACGCCCGCGCGCGCCGCTCgacgccaccgccgccgccgccgccgcggtccACGGCAAATTAATAGCGAGTCCGCCGCGCTCTCGACGAGGCGACGCGGAATATCGAGGGCGACCATGGTTGGAGGGGGGTGTGGAATGGCTCGCCTGGGGATCTACGGCGTTTTAATGGGGCTGTGGGGATTTAGCGCCGCTTGCCCCGCGTCCTGCTCTTGCAGCACATCGAGGATCTCATGTATCGATCAAGAGCCAGGAATCGAGGATTTCCCGGTGTTGTTGGAGGACATGGACATGGAAAACATCACCGACATGTAAgtcttattatatatatatatatgtgtgtgtgtgtgtgtgtgtgtatgtgtatatatatatatatatatatatatatatatatatatatatatatatatatgtatgtatgtatgtatgtatgtgtgtgtgtgtatgtgtttgtgtgtgtatttacaaatatacacacacaaacacacacatatatgtgatGCAATCGAATCAATTCTTATTTAGATCGATATAATAGCGCTATAAATAACGCTCCTCGGCCCGTGTCAGTGAATTGCAGAGGACAGAACCATGACATCCATAACCTTCCCTGCTTCCCCCGCCTTCCCGAAATGGTAGTCGGGCTCGACGGAGGGGGTTCGGGCTGGTATTGCGATATGTAATGTAACCGACGTGCACCCCACCCCTCCCACGCCCACTCCGGGCTCGGACTCGAggcaaggtgtgtgtgcgtgaaaaaaaaaaaaacccacaccaccAGAACCGGGTTGTGTATGGGTGGGCGGGTGGGTGGCGGGTACGCGTGCGGACGTACGGCGAACGTGTGGGCATCGCGATGCCGGGCGCAGGCCTCGGCTCCCGGTGACGAGCGAGACGGACGAAATCGACTCAGGTCCGATACGATCTCCGCGCGGCGCAGGATGACGTGGGGCGTCTGGCCGCTGTCATCGCGACCCACGGGCCTGCGGGCCGCGGGATGTACACCCGTCCCGTGCCCCGGCCTGCCGGCGTCAGTCTGCGACAACGTGTCCGTCGGCGCCCACGCAAACATGTCACTCCCGTTTCCACGACAACGACACACCGGACCCTCTCTGTAACCTTGTAGCCTACAGTGCGACAAAAAAGCCATGTCGCGGGGTGGCTAGCGTCGGAATAAATGCACATTGCATTGCTTAATGTGTATATACAGCACCATTATTCATTCTGTCCTATAAATACGCTCGCTCTTCCCTCCACCAGATACATAACAAACCAGGACAGATTGTTCACCATCAGCGAAACCCACACGAAGTACTACTACAACCTCAGGAACCTGTGAGCACCATGGTGTGACGTGGAAACAATGGCTGAGTCTTCCTGGGGGACAAAGAAaatattcacttttttccttCCTCACACAGAACTGTGACAAACACTCAGCTGACGTCCATATCTCCCGAAGCCTTTCAGAGCAATCCCAGGCTTCAGTATTTGTaagtgttctgtttctgttcacTCTGGCACCCTTTCCTTTGGGTGGAATCGTCCTGCTGTTGCTCAGTTTTACTGTAGTACTCTTAATAACTCGTAATAACTTGTCTGGCTCAGTCGTTTCATTTATGTATTGCAATCTCTGGTCCTCTGTGCCTGTGTCAGCCTGCCTTTTGAATATAGTGTTGAAATGCTGCACCATTCAATCTCTTCCAGGAACCTGAAGGACAACAACTTGTCGACATTTTCATGGAAGGCGTTTAAATACTCCAATTTGTCCTATTTGTAAGTTTTCTTCTGCCAAAGTTGTAGTTCTCATCTCGTTTGGCCCGCTCGACCTGTGTTCGCCAGACTGATGCTGTGTGACATTCCTAACAGGTACTTGTCTGGCAATCCTCTTCAGTGCTCCTGCAAGAACATGTGGATCAAGCTGTGGCTGGGGCTGGAGGAGACAGAGAGTCAGGGACTCCAGTGCATTGAGGACGAAGGCGGCATCAAGTCCCTTTCCAGGCTCTCCATTCCGAACTGCGGTAAACGCGCTGTCACCGAGTAGTAAACGCCGAGTAGTAGATTAGTGGGATGCCTCGGCCAGGTGACACCCTCCCAGGCTGCTCCTCGCTTTACCACGTTAACCACGATTCGTGCATTTTCTATCGGCAGAGGATCTGAGACTGTCCCACCGGTTGCTTTGATCACACGGCCATGTTGGAGAGCAGCAATAAATCATTTACCATAAAAAGCgagagaaataaatatatttgattGCTTGATTGatgtcctttttgttttttttttcctgtggcaGAGCCTCCCACCGCAGAAGTCACCCCATCCTTTGTGAACCAGAGGGAGGGGACTGACTTGACGGTGGTGTGCACAGTTGCTGGGGTTCCCACCCCAGAGTTCCTATGGATCTACCCAGACAACGCCCTGGCAACCCACTTTCAGGTAACCATCTCTAATAAAAACAGGAGGCCAGGAGGTTGTCAATCcatgtaaaaatgaatgaataaatcagaCTATAATGTATAATGTTAACTTCCAGGTCATCAACTCTGAGCTGAAGTCCAGCATTGTACTGAGCAGCCTTTCATCCGAAGATAACGGCAAAGAGCTCATCTGCAGTGCTGAGAACATGGTGGGGCAGAAGGAGGCCGCGTTGAAGCTGCGAATCCTGTGTAAGCGCTCGCTTAGCTGAAAACTGAAAGTCTGAATGTGGAAAGATTCAGAATGTTTCCTTCATCACATTGTTTTCATTGTGAGGGTGTCAGGTTCTGTAAGTGTGAAGTATGCTACATTTGCTAGATGTTTTCAGAAGTGGTTGCCAAGGTTACGGGAATGTTTTGACAACCATTCAATATTATGGAACGTTGAAAAACGTTTCAtccaaatgtgcaaatgcaCAGAACATTCCCAGCCGCCGCTGTAACAGtttgaaggtgtttttttttccctctttaatTCTTGTTTTCGAGCATCATACTGAGAACATGATACTTATTAATGGTTCCTCAGTTCAGCAGCTTTGTGAAGAACCACGTTTAAAGCTCAGGCACCCATTCCTTGACGGGCAGACTCATGTTGGTGGGACCGGGTGTAAGGTTACAATCGGCATTTTCATAATGAAACCCTTTAACAGTAACCTTATATGTTCCTGACACAGAATGATCATCCTCGGAGGCGAACTGTTCGTATGAACCTTTTCGTGCCATATAATCAATCTGCCACATTACTCTggtgaaatgcacatattagcTTTTGCAGTTTTAGCAAGACTGAATGGTAAGATGTGGCCAAGGAACCGGATTCGTAACCAAAAGGAtgcaggttcaaattccgaatcagcaaggtaccactgaggtaaCCTTGAGTAAGGcatcacccccacacactgctcccacacgCCATTCGCTTTTTTACTTTACAGTTGCCTAAACACAAACACTTTGGATCACAGTGAATTTGGGGTCACTAGTGTGTCTCAGGTCATTTGTGATTTGGGAAGAAATTGGGACTCTGTTAGGGAAAAGACGGATCTTCACGTTTTTCAATTCATTGCTTCATATTCCTTCAACGTTTTTTTCCTGTAAGCctgtttttagtttaaaaaaaaaaatccgattTCGCAAGCATATTGATTTCGTGTCACTCTGCCGTACTCTTCCTCTTGTTTAGCACCCAATATCCTGTCTGCTGTTTGTCCCAGATAGCGCTGCAGCAGAGAAGCTCTCATCTCATTATCGGTAGTTACTGTACTGCACCTTCACCTTGTCAGACTCTTCCTCTCGTGTAGCCCCCTCATTCCATCTCCTctttctcatctctctctcagcTCTTCCCAGTGCCCTGTGGGTCactcttcctctccttcttgtCCCTCTTTTCCTTCTGCTCTCTTTTTCCTGTGGTCAGTCCGTCCCACCATCGTGGACCTGATGGAGCCCGATCACAGCATGCACTGGATCATCTCCTTCTCCGTGACGGGCAACCCCTTGCCGACGCTGCAGTGGTACCACGAGGGCAAGCTGCTGCGCGAGCACGGCTTCATCAAGACCCTCGTAGATACCGAGCGGGAGGGCGAGATCCAAGGCTACCTGCAGCTGGAGAACCCCACGCACATCCACAACGGCGAATACCAGCTGGTGGCCACCAATGAGTTTGGGTCCGACTCGAAGAAGGTGCAGGCGCACTTCATGCACATGCCCGACGTCAACCACTCTGGTGAGCtcctggttttatttttgccatGTATAGTTTGTTCAAAAACAATCACATGCAAATTCATGAATCTTTCTGATGATCTCTCTCTTGGTTTCAGAGGAGCCGCCATTCTATGATTGTAAGTGGACAGTTGCTGCGGATCAAAATGTCGAACATTAAAGTAGTAAAGCAGTAAAAATTATTACACCAAAGAGAACTGTTGTGTCATTGTAACCAGTGATttaattttatgcatttatgttaTGTTGCATCAAGTTATTTTCTCTCTTCCCTGCTTACCTTCTGCTGGATGGCATGAATCATGACCCCCATACGCTATTCAGACTCGACTGGTATGTCACttttaaacaatgtttttaataatgacCATAGACACTATAAGCTTTGGTCCAAAGTTTTCTGATGAATAATGGTACCCGACGGAAAATTTCACTGCAAAGTGGTGTTACAGTGTGTAATTGCAACTCCCTGCAGATGACAGGCATGTTGGAATGTCATTATATTTTTGCATATGTGTTGCCTATGGCTTTCACAGCACATGAGATGTCGGATCTAGAAAATACATCTCGCAGTGATACTGCCACACCAGCCTCAGTGGATTTAGATAGTAAGTTTGATTTCAACTCATGATAAAATTCACATGACCATTGAATTTTACTATAAACAGTAGGTAATGCGTTGACGATGCCTTTTGTCAGTCGAGCCTTTGAATTCCGTCTGAATAATTCTGCATACAATTACAAATTATGCATGCAAATGAAATCCCTGGTCTTTAACAGGAGCTATAACCACTGCATTGCTTATATATATTCTCATTATGTTGCATTTAATGATATATTAATTCCTATGTTTTCCATTTTTGAATAGCCGTGGTCTATGTCTGACATTTACAAAATATGTTGTAATATTTCAGCCAAACACTGAGGTTTTTGGCCATGCGCAGTGACTTTTTTTGGGATATTTTTGTGATTCTAGATAGGTTTCAGCATGTGTCACAGTTTTTGCTAATGGTTTTGCTAGTCACATTCGCTTGTTTGGAATTCTTGATTTGAAGAATTGATCATCTATCTGCACATTGGGGTCTCGATAGATCAGAAGCAGAGAGCATGcttgtgatgtccactgatgTGTCCTATGAACCAGGGGAACAAGGTGTCTAGAGTATGGAGGGAATCTGTTCCCTGGACCTTGTGCAACACTTCACTCGTCCACAGTGACGAAGTAGGGTGCATGAGGGCCGTCAATCATGTCTATAGACTCCTCACTTTCTAAATTCAACTTCCACAAATTCATCTATGACCAAAAATGGC contains:
- the ntrk2b gene encoding neurotrophic tyrosine kinase, receptor, type 2b isoform X1, which translates into the protein MVGGGCGMARLGIYGVLMGLWGFSAACPASCSCSTSRISCIDQEPGIEDFPVLLEDMDMENITDIYITNQDRLFTISETHTKYYYNLRNLTVTNTQLTSISPEAFQSNPRLQYLNLKDNNLSTFSWKAFKYSNLSYLYLSGNPLQCSCKNMWIKLWLGLEETESQGLQCIEDEGGIKSLSRLSIPNCEPPTAEVTPSFVNQREGTDLTVVCTVAGVPTPEFLWIYPDNALATHFQVINSELKSSIVLSSLSSEDNGKELICSAENMVGQKEAALKLRILFRPTIVDLMEPDHSMHWIISFSVTGNPLPTLQWYHEGKLLREHGFIKTLVDTEREGEIQGYLQLENPTHIHNGEYQLVATNEFGSDSKKVQAHFMHMPDVNHSEEPPFYDYSTAHEMSDLENTSRSDTATPASVDLDNSPPPLPEDKVAVYAVVGVAGIALTGCILMLIILKYGRNSKYGIKGSSSVISNDDDSASPLHHVSNGNNTPSSSEMGPDAVIIGMTKIPVIENPQYFRNSGSVLKSDTFVQHIKRHNIVLKRELGEGAFGKVFLAECYNLSPGQDKILVAVKTLKEASDSGRADFHREAELLTNLQHEHIVTFYGVCVESDPLIMVFEYMKHGDLNKFLRAHGPDAVLMADGQHSVLVELTQSQMLHIAQQIAAGMVYLASQHFVHRDLATRNCLVGENLLVKIGDFGMSRDVYSTDYYRVGGHTMLPIRWMPPESIMYRRFTTESDVWSLGVVLWEIFTYGKQPWYQLSNNEVIECITQGRVLQRPRTCPKEVYDLMLGCWQREPYMRLNIKEIHNMLQSLAKASPVYLDILG